A single genomic interval of Trachemys scripta elegans isolate TJP31775 chromosome 3, CAS_Tse_1.0, whole genome shotgun sequence harbors:
- the LOC117875575 gene encoding toll-like receptor 2 type-2, with amino-acid sequence MAITACTAILSMSVITGLSSILMDPGKMGWNSCMVKRKQSEKRPENKLYDAFISYSENDTSWTKENFLEKLEMNGFKICYHKRDFKLGYLVLGNIFYCIENSHKVLFVFSPSFVNSCWCQYELDFPEQQVLNENQDSFIMVVLEDLGSNSVSQKFSKLRKLLKRKTHLKWSPEEHKEKIFWHQLTAALKTSKDPLVLKTDNGLTQDMYEMECDY; translated from the coding sequence ATGGCTATTACAGCTTGTACAGCCATATTGTCTATGTCAGTAATAACAGGCTTATCTAGCATTTTGATggaccctggaaaaatgggctGGAATTCGTGCATGGTGAAAAGGAAACAAAGCGAAAAGAGGCCAGAAAATAAGTTGTATGATGCCTTCATTTCATACAGTGAAAATGACACAAGTTGGACTAAAGAGAATTTTCTGGAAAAACTAGAAATGAATGGGTTTAAAATATGTTACCATAAGAGAGATTTCAAACTGGGGTATCTGGTACTTGGTAATATTTTCTATTGCATAGAGAATAGCCATAAGGTCCtttttgttttctcccccagCTTTGTAAACAGCTGCTGGTGTCAATATGAACTGGATTTTCCTGAACAGCAGGTCCTGAATGAAAATCAAGATTCTTTCATTATGGTTGTGTTGGAAGACCTCGGATCCAACAGTGTGTCACAGAAATTCAGCAAACTCAGAAAACTGTTGAAAAGGAAAACCCATTTAAAATGGAGCCCAGAGGAACACAAAGAGAAAATATTCTGGCACCAGCTCACAGCTGCCTTAAAAACATCCAAGGACCCACTTGTTTTGAAAACAGATAATGGACTGACACAAGATATGTACGAGATGGAATGTGACTATTAG